In a genomic window of Flavobacterium sp. KACC 22761:
- a CDS encoding acyl-CoA thioesterase produces the protein MNSKHPSESITILTDLVLPSETNPLNNLFGGELLARMDRAASIAARRHSRRIVVTASVNHVAFNRAISLGSVVTVEAKVSRSFKSSMEVYIDVWVEDRESGSRTKANEAIYTFVAVDDTGRPVEVPAILPETELEIQRFDAALRRKQLSLVLAGKMKPSEATELKALFL, from the coding sequence ATGAATTCAAAACATCCTTCAGAATCTATAACTATTTTAACTGATTTAGTTTTACCGAGCGAAACAAATCCTTTAAACAATCTTTTTGGCGGCGAATTGCTAGCCCGAATGGATCGCGCTGCAAGTATTGCCGCTCGTCGTCATTCACGCCGAATTGTAGTTACGGCTTCTGTAAATCACGTTGCTTTCAATAGAGCAATTTCTCTTGGAAGCGTTGTTACGGTCGAAGCTAAAGTTTCTAGATCTTTCAAAAGCTCAATGGAAGTTTACATTGACGTTTGGGTTGAAGACCGCGAATCTGGAAGCAGAACGAAAGCAAACGAAGCAATTTACACTTTTGTCGCTGTTGATGATACCGGAAGGCCCGTTGAAGTGCCTGCAATTCTTCCAGAAACAGAGCTTGAAATCCAGCGTTTCGATGCTGCATTGCGTCGCAAACAGCTGAGTTTGGTGCTTGCAGGAAAAATGAAACCATCAGAAGCAACAGAATTAAAAGCTTTGTTTTTGTAA
- the recA gene encoding recombinase RecA — MSSDKEAKLKALQLTLDKLDKTYGKGTVMKMGDRAIVEVETISSGSLGVDLALGVNGYPKGRIIEIYGPESSGKTTLTLHAIAEAQKAGGIAAFIDAEHAFDRNYAEKLGVDIENLIISQPDNGEQALEIAENLIRSGAIDIVVIDSVAALTPKSEIEGEMGDSKMGLHARLMSQALRKLTGTISKTNCTVFFINQLREKIGVMFGNPETTTGGNALKFYASVRLDIRRSAQIKDGENVIGNRTKVKIVKNKVAPPFKTAEFDIMYGEGVSKTGEILDLAVEFDIVKKAGSWFSYGDTKLGQGRDAVKALIKDNPELADELEAKIKEHMKELANA; from the coding sequence ATGAGTTCAGACAAAGAAGCCAAATTAAAAGCGTTACAATTAACGCTTGATAAACTTGACAAAACCTACGGAAAAGGAACCGTAATGAAAATGGGGGATAGAGCGATTGTGGAAGTAGAAACGATTTCTTCTGGCTCACTTGGCGTTGATTTAGCGCTTGGGGTAAATGGATACCCAAAAGGAAGAATTATCGAAATATATGGTCCAGAATCATCTGGTAAAACTACTTTGACGTTGCATGCAATTGCTGAAGCACAAAAAGCAGGAGGAATTGCCGCTTTTATTGATGCTGAGCACGCTTTTGACAGAAATTATGCTGAAAAATTAGGCGTAGATATTGAAAACTTAATCATTTCACAACCAGATAATGGAGAACAAGCATTAGAAATCGCTGAAAACTTAATCCGTTCTGGAGCAATTGATATTGTGGTAATTGACTCGGTTGCAGCCTTAACACCAAAAAGCGAAATTGAAGGCGAAATGGGAGATTCAAAAATGGGTCTTCACGCACGTTTGATGTCTCAAGCTTTAAGAAAACTTACTGGAACTATCAGCAAGACAAACTGTACGGTTTTCTTCATTAACCAATTGCGTGAAAAAATTGGGGTTATGTTTGGAAATCCAGAAACTACAACGGGTGGTAACGCATTGAAATTCTACGCTTCTGTACGTTTAGATATCCGTCGTTCTGCTCAAATTAAAGATGGTGAAAACGTAATTGGAAACAGAACTAAAGTTAAAATCGTTAAAAACAAAGTGGCACCGCCTTTCAAAACTGCTGAATTTGACATCATGTACGGCGAAGGTGTTTCTAAAACAGGAGAAATCCTTGATCTTGCTGTTGAATTTGATATCGTTAAAAAAGCAGGATCTTGGTTTAGCTATGGCGATACAAAATTAGGCCAAGGACGTGATGCTGTTAAAGCTTTAATCAAAGATAATCCAGAATTGGCTGATGAATTAGAAGCTAAAATTAAAGAACATATGAAGGAATTAGCAAACGCTTAA
- a CDS encoding lysophospholipid acyltransferase family protein, giving the protein MKIFKIAFWVLWRIWFYVLMAIPILIMLPFLLISIISERGYPYFFKMARIWAKFILFGMGFYYKVKCEQKLIKHTSYMIVANHTSMTDIMLMLALIKNPFVFVGKKELVKIPLFGFFYKRTCILVDRNSSKSKNEVFKRAQNRLNQGLSICIFPEGGVPDDESILLDEFKDGAFRLAIEHQIPIVPIVFPDNKERFSYTFFSGSPGKMRAKILPFVETRGVTSDHRKELRDQVRQLIYNELVEFQKKDAKK; this is encoded by the coding sequence ATGAAAATATTTAAAATTGCTTTTTGGGTTTTATGGCGCATTTGGTTTTATGTTTTAATGGCCATTCCGATATTGATTATGTTGCCGTTTTTGCTGATTTCTATCATTTCGGAACGCGGATATCCCTATTTCTTCAAAATGGCCCGCATTTGGGCTAAATTTATCCTTTTCGGGATGGGTTTTTATTACAAAGTAAAGTGCGAACAAAAGCTTATCAAACATACAAGCTACATGATTGTTGCAAATCATACTTCGATGACAGATATTATGCTGATGCTTGCCCTTATTAAAAATCCTTTTGTTTTTGTGGGAAAGAAGGAATTGGTTAAGATTCCGTTATTTGGATTTTTTTATAAAAGAACTTGTATTTTGGTTGATAGAAACTCTTCAAAAAGTAAAAATGAAGTTTTTAAAAGAGCCCAAAACCGTTTAAATCAAGGTTTAAGTATTTGTATTTTTCCCGAAGGTGGTGTTCCAGATGATGAAAGTATTTTGCTGGATGAGTTTAAAGACGGAGCATTTCGTTTAGCGATAGAACATCAAATTCCGATTGTTCCAATTGTTTTTCCAGACAACAAAGAGCGCTTTTCATATACCTTTTTTAGTGGAAGTCCTGGAAAAATGCGAGCAAAAATTCTTCCATTTGTGGAAACAAGAGGTGTAACTAGCGATCATCGAAAGGAGCTTCGGGATCAAGTAAGACAATTGATTTACAATGAATTGGTCGAATTTCAGAAAAAAGATGCTAAAAAATAA